In Oncorhynchus kisutch isolate 150728-3 linkage group LG7, Okis_V2, whole genome shotgun sequence, one DNA window encodes the following:
- the LOC109894426 gene encoding creatine kinase, testis isozyme isoform X3, with product MPFGNTHNVLKLKYASSEEYPDLSQHNNHMAKILTPAIYERLRSKQTPSGFTLDDVIQTGIDNPGHPFIMTVGCVAGDEETYEVFKELLDPIIEDRHGGYKPTDKHKTDLNADNLKGGDDLDPNYVISSRVRTGRSIRGFCLPPHCSRGERRGVEKMSVEALDSLSGDLKGKYYALKNMTDAEQQQLIDDHFLFDKPVSPLLLASGMARDWPDGRGIWHNDTKTFLVWVNEEDHLRVISMQKGGNMKEVFNRFCTGLTKIETLFKDKGTSFMWNEHLGYVLTCPSNLGTGLRAGVHVKIPNMSKHAKFEEVLKRLRLQKRGTGGVDTAAVGGTFDISNADRLGFSEVELVQMVVDGVKLLVEMEKKLEKGQSIDDLMPAQK from the exons ATGCCTTTCGGAAACACCCACAACGTGCTAAAGCTGAAGTATGCTTCTAGTGAGGAGTACCCAGATCTCAGCCAGCACAACAATCATATGGCCAAGATCTTGACCCCTGCCATCTACGAGCGTCTAAGGAGCAAACAAACGCCCAGTGGATTTACATTGGATGATGTCATTCAAACCGGGATTGATAACCCAG GCCATCCCTTCATCATGACTGTGGGATGTGTGGCTGGAGATGAGGAGACGTACGAGGTCTTCAAGGAGCTGCTGGATCCCATCATTGAGGACAGACATGGAGGATACAAGCCTACAGACAAGCACAAGACTGACCTCAACGCAGACAACCTGAAG GGTGGAGATGACCTAGACCCCAACTATGTCATTAGCTCCCGTGTCCGAACAGGCAGGAGCATCCGTGGGTTCTGCCTGCCCCCACACTGCAGCCGTGGAGAGCGAAGGGGTGTTGAGAAAATGTCAGTCGAAG CTCTGGACTCCCTGTCCGGTGACCTGAAGGGGAAGTACTATGCCCTGAAGAACATGACAGATGCTGAGCAGCAGCAGCTAATTGATGACCACTTTCTGTTTGACAAGCCtgtgtctcctctgctgctggccTCTGGCATGGCCCGGGACTGGCCTGATGGCAGGGGTATCTG GCACAATGATACCAAGACCTTTCTGGTCTGGGTCAATGAGGAGGACCACCTGCGTGTCATCTCCATGCAGAAGGGTGGCAACATGAAGGAGGTGTTCAACCGTTTCTGCACTGGCCTCACAAAG ATTGAAACCCTGTTTAAAGATAAGGGCACTTCATTCATGTGGAATGAGCACTTGGGCTACGTTCTCACCTGCCCATCCAACCTGGGCACAGGGCTACGTGCTGGAGTCCACGTCAAGATTCCCAACATGAGCAAGCATGCCAAATTTGAGGAAGTGCTCAAGAGGCTAAGGCTCCAGAAACGTGGAACCG GTGGGGTGGACACCGCAGCTGTGGGTGGCACCTTCGACATCTCCAACGCAGACCGCCTGGGCTTCTCTGAGGTGGAGCTGGTGCAAATGGTTGTGGACGGTGTCAAGCTGCTGGTTGAGATGGAGAAGAAGCTGGAGAAGGGACAGTCTATTGATGACCTCATGCCTGCCCAGAAGTGA
- the LOC109894426 gene encoding creatine kinase, testis isozyme isoform X1, with protein MEKINDKMAKLTIKRLSPEEEFPDLSQHNNHMAKVLTQDMYTKLRDRATPNGFTIDGVIQTGIDNPGHPFIMTVGCVAGDEETYEVFKELLDPIIEDRHGGYKPTDKHKTDLNADNLKGGDDLDPNYVISSRVRTGRSIRGFCLPPHCSRGERRGVEKMSVEALDSLSGDLKGKYYALKNMTDAEQQQLIDDHFLFDKPVSPLLLASGMARDWPDGRGIWHNDTKTFLVWVNEEDHLRVISMQKGGNMKEVFNRFCTGLTKIETLFKDKGTSFMWNEHLGYVLTCPSNLGTGLRAGVHVKIPNMSKHAKFEEVLKRLRLQKRGTGGVDTAAVGGTFDISNADRLGFSEVELVQMVVDGVKLLVEMEKKLEKGQSIDDLMPAQK; from the exons ATGGAGAAAAT CAATGATAAAATGGCTAAACTGACCATCAAGAGGCTGTCACCTGAGGAGGAGTTCCCTGACCTAAGCCAGCACAACAACCACATGGCCAAGGTCTTAACCCAGGACATGTACACCAAACTCCGAGACCGTGCTACCCCCAACGGCTTCACCATAGATGGTGTCATTCAGACGGGGATTGATAATCCTG GCCATCCCTTCATCATGACTGTGGGATGTGTGGCTGGAGATGAGGAGACGTACGAGGTCTTCAAGGAGCTGCTGGATCCCATCATTGAGGACAGACATGGAGGATACAAGCCTACAGACAAGCACAAGACTGACCTCAACGCAGACAACCTGAAG GGTGGAGATGACCTAGACCCCAACTATGTCATTAGCTCCCGTGTCCGAACAGGCAGGAGCATCCGTGGGTTCTGCCTGCCCCCACACTGCAGCCGTGGAGAGCGAAGGGGTGTTGAGAAAATGTCAGTCGAAG CTCTGGACTCCCTGTCCGGTGACCTGAAGGGGAAGTACTATGCCCTGAAGAACATGACAGATGCTGAGCAGCAGCAGCTAATTGATGACCACTTTCTGTTTGACAAGCCtgtgtctcctctgctgctggccTCTGGCATGGCCCGGGACTGGCCTGATGGCAGGGGTATCTG GCACAATGATACCAAGACCTTTCTGGTCTGGGTCAATGAGGAGGACCACCTGCGTGTCATCTCCATGCAGAAGGGTGGCAACATGAAGGAGGTGTTCAACCGTTTCTGCACTGGCCTCACAAAG ATTGAAACCCTGTTTAAAGATAAGGGCACTTCATTCATGTGGAATGAGCACTTGGGCTACGTTCTCACCTGCCCATCCAACCTGGGCACAGGGCTACGTGCTGGAGTCCACGTCAAGATTCCCAACATGAGCAAGCATGCCAAATTTGAGGAAGTGCTCAAGAGGCTAAGGCTCCAGAAACGTGGAACCG GTGGGGTGGACACCGCAGCTGTGGGTGGCACCTTCGACATCTCCAACGCAGACCGCCTGGGCTTCTCTGAGGTGGAGCTGGTGCAAATGGTTGTGGACGGTGTCAAGCTGCTGGTTGAGATGGAGAAGAAGCTGGAGAAGGGACAGTCTATTGATGACCTCATGCCTGCCCAGAAGTGA
- the LOC109894426 gene encoding creatine kinase, testis isozyme isoform X2, translated as MQRSTIKPCVLPLQSAFSEGVQCRDVHKSLSNDKMAKLTIKRLSPEEEFPDLSQHNNHMAKVLTQDMYTKLRDRATPNGFTIDGVIQTGIDNPGHPFIMTVGCVAGDEETYEVFKELLDPIIEDRHGGYKPTDKHKTDLNADNLKGGDDLDPNYVISSRVRTGRSIRGFCLPPHCSRGERRGVEKMSVEALDSLSGDLKGKYYALKNMTDAEQQQLIDDHFLFDKPVSPLLLASGMARDWPDGRGIWHNDTKTFLVWVNEEDHLRVISMQKGGNMKEVFNRFCTGLTKIETLFKDKGTSFMWNEHLGYVLTCPSNLGTGLRAGVHVKIPNMSKHAKFEEVLKRLRLQKRGTGGVDTAAVGGTFDISNADRLGFSEVELVQMVVDGVKLLVEMEKKLEKGQSIDDLMPAQK; from the exons ATGCAGCGTTCAACCATCAAGCCATGTGTTCTGCCTCTTCAAAGTGCGTTTAGTGAGGGCGTCCAGTGCAGAGATGTTCACAAGTCTTTGAG CAATGATAAAATGGCTAAACTGACCATCAAGAGGCTGTCACCTGAGGAGGAGTTCCCTGACCTAAGCCAGCACAACAACCACATGGCCAAGGTCTTAACCCAGGACATGTACACCAAACTCCGAGACCGTGCTACCCCCAACGGCTTCACCATAGATGGTGTCATTCAGACGGGGATTGATAATCCTG GCCATCCCTTCATCATGACTGTGGGATGTGTGGCTGGAGATGAGGAGACGTACGAGGTCTTCAAGGAGCTGCTGGATCCCATCATTGAGGACAGACATGGAGGATACAAGCCTACAGACAAGCACAAGACTGACCTCAACGCAGACAACCTGAAG GGTGGAGATGACCTAGACCCCAACTATGTCATTAGCTCCCGTGTCCGAACAGGCAGGAGCATCCGTGGGTTCTGCCTGCCCCCACACTGCAGCCGTGGAGAGCGAAGGGGTGTTGAGAAAATGTCAGTCGAAG CTCTGGACTCCCTGTCCGGTGACCTGAAGGGGAAGTACTATGCCCTGAAGAACATGACAGATGCTGAGCAGCAGCAGCTAATTGATGACCACTTTCTGTTTGACAAGCCtgtgtctcctctgctgctggccTCTGGCATGGCCCGGGACTGGCCTGATGGCAGGGGTATCTG GCACAATGATACCAAGACCTTTCTGGTCTGGGTCAATGAGGAGGACCACCTGCGTGTCATCTCCATGCAGAAGGGTGGCAACATGAAGGAGGTGTTCAACCGTTTCTGCACTGGCCTCACAAAG ATTGAAACCCTGTTTAAAGATAAGGGCACTTCATTCATGTGGAATGAGCACTTGGGCTACGTTCTCACCTGCCCATCCAACCTGGGCACAGGGCTACGTGCTGGAGTCCACGTCAAGATTCCCAACATGAGCAAGCATGCCAAATTTGAGGAAGTGCTCAAGAGGCTAAGGCTCCAGAAACGTGGAACCG GTGGGGTGGACACCGCAGCTGTGGGTGGCACCTTCGACATCTCCAACGCAGACCGCCTGGGCTTCTCTGAGGTGGAGCTGGTGCAAATGGTTGTGGACGGTGTCAAGCTGCTGGTTGAGATGGAGAAGAAGCTGGAGAAGGGACAGTCTATTGATGACCTCATGCCTGCCCAGAAGTGA